Genomic window (Garra rufa unplaced genomic scaffold, GarRuf1.0 hap1_unplaced_637, whole genome shotgun sequence):
ctcacatttgtttattttagtattttcttCTCATTTTTAGAGAGTGTGAACATTACCCCTCAGGACTCTCGCTGGGTTGGGGCCTGGTGGTTGGGTTATGTGGTTTCTGGACTGTTGACTCTTCTTGCTGCTTTGCCTCTTTGGTTCCTGCCAAGAGCTCTACCTGAAAATTCCCAAATCTCTAAAATAGagcaccactcaaaccaacacaaAAACACATTCAGCATTACAGAGATAGCCAAAGGTATGTCAACTATACACTCACCACAGGGGTTAGATACATAGAGTTTAGGTCTAATTAAATCTAACTAGTCACTGACTAATAACATGTATAGTGCAGGACTTGTACTACTTCGATACACTAATGGATTTTTGTGACATTTTTTGTGCTTATTTGCTTGTTTTCTAGGTTTTGGGCCATCTTTAAAGCACCTGCTCACTAATAGGATTTATCTCCTGTACCTGGTTTGCAGTCTATTGGCTTTTAATGCCTTTACCATTGCAATAACATACACGCCAAAGTATTTAGAGCAGCAGTTTGGACAAAGCACATCCAAAACCAATTTTCTTATAGGTAACAGCTGccatttttttgtttggttttgttttgttttcctgcTTTATGTTTAAACTAGCTGTGCTAATATGTACAGGAGTAACGTTTATTCCAGCAGTGGCTCTGGGTATTTTTCTGAGTGGTTGGATAATGAAGAGGTTTAAACTGAGTCTGCTGGGATCTGCAAGACTGATGTTCTTCTCCTCCTTAATCTCATTGGTTTGCTCCATACCTTACTTTGCTCTCAGCTGTGAAAACATAGATGTTGCTGGGGTCACAGTGCCCTATCAAGGGTATTTCTCATTTCTAATTATACTCGTTGTATAAATAGTATTGCATAATGGGAAATATACACTTTCTATCCTTTCAATCTTTTCATTTTCCAAACCACTTGTCTTAGGTAAGGTCACAggaatatagtataatataataaattgttTATGTGGCAGATCTATTGAAGTTCAAGATACAAGACATGGTTTACTCACTTCCTGCAATGCTGACTGTGGGTGTCCCAACTCCCAATGGGATCCAGTGTGTGGACAGAACGGAGTGACCTACATCTCTCCTTGTCACGCTGGCTGCAGTTCCACTCAGGGCACAGGACAGAATATGGTGAACAACTACTTTTAACACttaaccacaaattctttgtcacatgtttttatttacttacttatttacttacttactcaTATTTGTCAGACATTCCATGGCTGTACATGTATCCAGAGCTGGGGACTGACTTATGAGAACTCATCTGCAGCACTTGGACAGTGTTCACGAGAGAGTAGCTGCACTAAAATGTTCTACATCTATCTGGCATTACAGTCTCTCGCCTTCTTTGTGTACTCTCTGGGCACTGTTCCCTTCTTCCTGATCTCACTGAGGTTCTCTTTAATTTGTTTCTATCATATTGTAATGCAGTTTTTCCATATGCTATCCATATTGTATTTCACATTTTGTACAGCCTTCAatgtttaaacaaacaaacaaggttGGCAAACCTACTCATAATGCATTGAGGCCAGaaattaacttaaaaataacTTCATGCAAAACTAGTAGTtaccttccgggaactcgagctgcatccgaaaacgctatggggaatgccattggcgaaccacgctctgaatttCATCTGCAACCAatcaaatgacgggagtgacgtcacggGCGGATGACGTAAGCGACcaaggaagtataaaagcatgtGTGGTGAAGCTTTCTGTCATTCAGCAAAGTCCTCTAtgtttgtctgtctgtataatcactgcttttctgtgccagtttgcacaactttatgTGACTATGTCAACCAGAAAGGGGGGAAATAGCCAAAAAGAAAGAGCGAGGTTAAAGCAGTCACATTATAGATTGTGTGTTTCTCCTTGCCAACGCTACATTGTTGGTGAGGAT
Coding sequences:
- the LOC141317287 gene encoding solute carrier organic anion transporter family member 1C1-like; this translates as YNTVTAHTNDSDNFTVSSTCSSNTQNTVQQLVSGCLKGEAESSPTWVIVLCGNILRGIGEASIGPLGMSFIDDYARPENSAFYIGCLHTLGVIGPIFGYLLGSLCAILYVDIGLVSQESVNITPQDSRWVGAWWLGYVVSGLLTLLAALPLWFLPRALPENSQISKIEHHSNQHKNTFSITEIAKGFGPSLKHLLTNRIYLLYLVCSLLAFNAFTIAITYTPKYLEQQFGQSTSKTNFLIGVTFIPAVALGIFLSGWIMKRFKLSLLGSARLMFFSSLISLVCSIPYFALSCENIDVAGVTVPYQGSIEVQDTRHGLLTSCNADCGCPNSQWDPVCGQNGVTYISPCHAGCSSTQGTGQNMTFHGCTCIQSWGLTYENSSAALGQCSRESSCTKMFYIYLALQSLAFFVYSLGTVPFFLISLRIVDPALKSLSVGIFLLVLRVFGGIPAPICFGVLIDSTCLKWGQKKCGGNGACRMYDTETFRYLFLGLVCSLRACSDTLLWMVTTQIKRKVQNNKQMSKDIELQHPVLCDPEKENTLK